The Anolis carolinensis isolate JA03-04 chromosome 2, rAnoCar3.1.pri, whole genome shotgun sequence genome contains the following window.
ccGCTATTAGGCCATCGGGTCCAGGAGATTTATTAGCCTCTAGCTCTTTGATAgctttttggatttcttcttctgttatctctttgtttaaattttgcctttgttcctcagaTATCTTTTGTAAACCTTGTTTACTAATGTATTGTACTATTTCCTCTCTTTCAATATTATCGCTTGAGTACAGTTATGATAAAATTTCATAAATTCGTCCCTTATTTCAACATCTCTTACTGCACTTTctccatttgttctgattttagtgatatgttgactttgttttttttttttcttatttgtctCGCTAACCACctgcctggtttgtttgcattttcaaaaaaaatttgTTTTGCCCATTTCATTTGCTTGGCTATCTTCTCCAGCTCCCatgaatttttctttttatttaataatTCCAAACTCCTTCTCGCTTTTTGATTTTTTGGATTTGCTTTTAAGTCTTTTTCTTTCagttcaatttcttttttaatattatttagctctatatttcttctcttattttttatCGCCGCTTGCTGGATAAAAAAGCCTCTAGCTACCGCCTTAAATGTATCCCAAATTATTTGTGGTTTAACTTCAGGTGtatcatttattaaaaaaaattcccgcGTCATCAATTTTAGTTTCTTTATATCATCCTCCTGTTTTAACAAATTATCATTTAGCCTCCAAACTCTGGGGTATTTTCTGTAATTTATTTCCATAGTTAGTGGGCAGTGATCGGAAAGATCTCTCGGCAATATttgaattttattgattttagttaAAATTGATTTCGAtgtccagatcatatcgatccTAGACCAAATACAGTGCCTATTTGAGAAGAAGGTGTAATCTTTTTGATTGGGATTGTACTCTCTCCAAGCATCTTGCAAATCAAATTCTTGTTTTAGGGCTAGAAAATTCCTAGGCAAGAGGCTAGATTtctttttgctttcatttttccAGGTTTTGTCCATATTTTTATCTAAAATTCCATTGAAGTCTCCCATCATGATTATATGGTCGCACTCTGATTGATTTAATTTATCTCTTAACAGTCTAATAAATTTTGTTTTAGGACCATTCGGTACATATATATTGCATATGAGAATTTTTTCACTTCCTAAGTCAATTTTTAGCGCTATTATTCTGCCTTCCTTATCTTTAAATGATTCTTCTGATTTAAATTTTTTGTCAATATAAATtactacccctcttttttttttacagtctaATGAATAATATTCTTGTCCTAATTGATCATTTTTTAGATATTTTACATGATTTTGGGCTATGTGTGTCTCTTGTAGAGCTATTatactataactcccttttcttaATTGATTGAATAGTCTCTTCCTCTTACTGGAAGAATTCATTCCATTGATGTTGTTGGAAAAACATTTTTGTGTAAAATCACTCATCTGCCAaaattccttcttcttcctcttcttcctcctcttcgtcCTCTATCAATTCTTCTTGTTCCTTGTCATTTGATCGACAACCTGTTGCGCCTTCTGCTTCTTCGGGTGAGTCGAATCTTCTTTTTTTTGGCTTTGTCGGGTTTTTCATGTCTTCCGGCGAGATTTCTGGTATGCCTGGTTCGCAGTCTTTCCTTAATTTCTTGTAAAAATCCCTTGCTTTTTCCTCTGACGTCAGCCAAAACTTTTCTCCATTATAGGTTGTCATTATTCCCTCGAATTTTTCCCACCTGAATCTGATATTGCGTCTTTTCAATTCGTCCGTTAGAAAGtagtatttcttccttttgttcatTATTGATTGGGAGAACTCCTTCAGAAttgttattttcctttctttgtaaAATACTGGATTGGATGCATTCTCTCGTAAGACGTCATCTCGAGTGCTTTTCTTTACAAAGTGTACTATAACATctctaattcctctgtttttctttgcaaaatgagTGTGCACTCTATATACTCTGTCCAATTGTCCATTTGCTTCTTGTTctgtacagtatagtaattttgATAATAATTGCGTGATCACAGCTTTAATATTCTCTTTTGTTTCCTCTTGTACGTTTCTAAATCTTAATTGATATTCTAATTCACTTTGTTCcaatttttcttgtattttttctaattttgtgtttttgaatTCCAACCCTTCtacttttttttgtatttttgagtGTGATTTGTCTAtcttctttttctccattttcagttCACTTATATCAATTGAATTTTTAGTCAATTCTTTTTTCATAGAGCCCAGTTCTTccctcatttctttttttaattccatCATTTCTTCTTGTAATAATTTTTTCTGTTGTTCTTGGTTAGCTGCTATAGTTTGAACTTCTTTTTGTAATATTTCTTGATTAGCCGCGATAGTCTGCACTTCCTTTTGCAATGTGTCCTGCTTATCGGAAATTTTCTGTAATTCCCGCAAAATATCTTTTAAGTTCACCTCATCATTTAGTGAATTTCTTCGTGTCATGGTTCTCCAATCTTTCGTTTCTTTTTCTACTTTCGATTTTGGTGTATTCatctctttttattgttttgatattcttattatttttgaTATTAGCTATTGTGTAAATATTGTTTTTGGTCCTTTTCTCTTCTTCAACTTGGTGTTTGGACTTTTGAGAAAGTTAATGTCTCTGTGTAGTTTAAGTCTATTTTTCCCCAGTTAATTACTTCATTGCTAATTGCTTTAGTTGTTTTGGagcttttaattatttatatttaatttaattttgaccGAATTGATTTGATGAATTGATGAGTTTAGATGGAGTTCAGACTCCTCCTTTTACAAGTATCTAGTTGAGTTGTAATCAATTATTTTGTGGAGTACCAATGTGCATGTATTCACTTGTGGATTTGGGGCTTTGTGCACCTTGTTATGCCAAGTATTTAAGACTATTATtagtctctcctttccttcttcctgtgCTATATACTCAGTAGCTACTTCTCTATTCTCATATATAATCTCTTTGTTTTCCTTATACTATCTTTATGCCATCTACTTCTCCCTCCTTCTGTTTTTTTAATTCCTGTTGAATATCTGTCGCTGTCCTACCTTCTCCTCGTCTTCTTCTTTAAATCTGTTGTGTTTTGGCTGGGgtgttattctttttttttttccttttttttttttgctttggaccTCCCGGTCCGTCTTCTTACATCGATCCTCTCTCTTCCGGAACTCTCTGACCCTTCTATATAGTCGTCTCTATTGTTGGTGTTCCCTTAACAGCCTTCCGCTTTTCCTTATTGCTGggatcttctcccccccccccccttcacactTCTCGCTCAGACTCTCGCGTAGCCACGAGATTTGTCTCCTCCTTGCTATCCTCGCACTATCTTCGCTGAAGACATAACAAGCCGTATCAAGGTCGTctggtttcttcttctttgtttacGTTATGGTCAGTCTGTCCTCCTTAATTCTGTCCCTGGTTGCATTGGCAAGTCTGCTTGAGAGGTTTATTCGTCAAATTTGCAGAGTTAACAGCTTCACGCCtcacagtttgtttgttttttatcccAATTGAGTCTTAATCAGTTTATCCAGCCACTCTTGTTCTTTATACTACCAAAATCCCAGTTGGTTTGCCTCTCTGATGAATTTAGATTACCGTAACACAGTCCGTTAAATAACCCTCTTAACGTTATGGAGGGGGAAAGAGAGTGTTGTAATCTTGATTCCAAACAAATTGTAAAGATCAAAGGCTTTCACCCCCTGTAGTCTTGTAGCCAGCGGTTTCCCCCGAACCCACTCAGCAACCCCCTGTAGTCTTtatctttgtctttgtcttttagATGAGTTGAGAGTGCCTAGGGCATTTGGGAGGTTTCCAGGCGAGTCTCAAACTTAGTAGGAAGGGGGaaatccccccccttttttcccccttaaccaccctttcctttctctttgcacTTTTCTCTTTCGCTATCCTGCACTGGAAGTGAATCGAAGATTTGGAAACTTACGTTTCACCGACGGTCCCCCCGTGACCGACTTCTTTCTTGAGTAGTCATTGCTCTTCTTGTTCTAAGTGAGCGCGATGGTCGGCTTGTGCGGTCGGTTTGCCGGTTTGCCGCTCCCTGTGCTGCACTTGCCGCCAGCGGTTTCCCCCGGACCCACTCAGCAATCCCACCTTGAGGGGAGGAACGCTACTGGGGCCATCGGGGTGGTCCGCTGGGTACTGCAATCTCCCCCCGCCTCAATCCACGGTAGGGAGTAGGATCTGGCTGTCCCTTTAGCGCAGCATCAGGTTGGTTACCAGGAGCCCTGGTAGACCATGTCCGCCATCTACAGTCGCTCACCGGAAGTCCAGACAATGCATTTCTAATTAATAGAGCATTATATATCTAACAATGATGTATGGAAATAAATCCTAAAAGCTACTTCATGAATAGGTCTAATATCTTCCTGCTCCTTAGATGCTTCATAGCTTCCTTCACATCTTTGTTTCTCAAGCTGTAGATCAATGGGTTCAGCATAGGGATCACCAGAGTGTAGAACATGGAGACAACTTTGTCTTGGTCTTGGGACCCAGCCTTGGTCCTTGGCTGGGCATACATGAAGATGGCAGTGCCATAGAAGAGACCAAGTGTGGTGAGGTGGGATGTGCAGGTAGAAAGAGCCTTCCGTCTCCCTTGTCCAGTGTGGCTCCTCAGGACATTAAGCAAAACCTGGGTGTAAGAGATGGAGATGACGGTTGTGGTCACCACAGCAATGATGCTGGTGGAAACAAAAAGGATCACTTCAGAAAGCCAAGTGTCTGAGCAGGAGAGCTTCAAGACTGCAGGGATGTCACAGAAGAAGTGGTTGATCCGATTGGGTCCACAGTGAGACAGGCGGAAAGCCCCACTTGTCTGGATGAGAGAGCCCAAAAGGCCGCAGCAGTAAGCGCCCAGCACAAGGCAGGTACAGCGGCCATGGGTCATGAGCAAGGCATAGGTCAATGGGTGACAAATAGCCATATAGCGATCATATGCCATGACTGCCAGGAGGAAACACTCAGCAGTCACCAGCATGGTGAAGCAGAACATCTGAGTGGCACAGGCTGGCAGGGAAAGTGATGCCCTGCCCCAGTACAGGTGAACCTCCAGCGCTTTGGGTGCAATAACAGAGGAGTAACAAAGATCCAAGACAGAGAGATTACTGAGGAAGAAGTACATGGGAGTGTGCAGATGCTGCTCAGCTCTGATCAAAGTGACCATCCAGCCATTGCCCAAGACAGTGAGCACATACAGGAGAAGGAAGATGACTGAGAAGAAAGGGCACAGTTCTGGcttttctgtaaagcccaggaggATGAAGGCTGTCACTGTGGTCACATTCTCACTTTCTGCAGAAGAACGGCTCAGTGAAAGAGATCTGTTAATAAATACATCAACATGTTGCATTGCAATATGCATGCACAAAtttagagaaagagggagaggtgTCAGGCAGACAAAAATTATTGtcattgttttgtgccttcaagtcattttcaccCATGGAGACCAACATATGGATAGTTAAATGCTCATGTGTAAGAGGAAGTGTGGGGAAAACAGCAACATTTAGTGCCATATTAAATTGTATCTAAGTTCATGTATACTTAA
Protein-coding sequences here:
- the LOC100567158 gene encoding olfactory receptor 5B21-like, producing MTIIFVCLTPLPLSLNLCMHIAMQHVDVFINRSLSLSRSSAESENVTTVTAFILLGFTEKPELCPFFSVIFLLLYVLTVLGNGWMVTLIRAEQHLHTPMYFFLSNLSVLDLCYSSVIAPKALEVHLYWGRASLSLPACATQMFCFTMLVTAECFLLAVMAYDRYMAICHPLTYALLMTHGRCTCLVLGAYCCGLLGSLIQTSGAFRLSHCGPNRINHFFCDIPAVLKLSCSDTWLSEVILFVSTSIIAVVTTTVISISYTQVLLNVLRSHTGQGRRKALSTCTSHLTTLGLFYGTAIFMYAQPRTKAGSQDQDKVVSMFYTLVIPMLNPLIYSLRNKDVKEAMKHLRSRKILDLFMK